The nucleotide sequence CTGGATTGCCGTTGCCATGATTGGCGTCGGCGGCCTGTTGGCGTTTACCGCCTATTGGCAAGAACAAAGTCCACCATCACAGACGCCATCCGCATCGGTATCGGGTGATGCGTCGGACGAAACCGAGGTTGTTCAAGGAAGTCTGGTTCGATTGACGGCCAAAAAGATGGCGGCCGCGGCGATTCAGATCCAGACACTTCAGCCCACCGAATTGATCGTCACGCGGACTTACCCCGCCAGGTTCGAATACGATCAATCGCTGCACGTGGCAATCAACGCGCCGACCGACGGCATCTTGGAATCGATCCAAGTCAAACCCGGTGACGACGTAAAGTCGGGGCAGGTCATTGCGATCTTTCGCAGCCCCGCGATCGGTCAAGCACGCAATGAATGGCTGCGTCGTTTGGACGAAGCCGAATTGGCATCCAATGAAAGCGATTGGAAACAAACCATCCGATCGGGAACGTTGCAGTTGATCGAACGAATCGAGCAGCGCCAGGCAATCGAACAGATCAAAGCGGAGATGCAGGATGTCACGTTGGGGCAATACCGTGGCGACTTGCTGATGCAGTACAGCCAATGGTTGCTGGCCGACCGGCTGGCACGGTCGGCGGGCAATATCGGCCAATCCGGGGCGGTCAGCGGCCGGGTCGTTCAGCAACGGCAAGCATCGGTGGACCAAGCCGCCGCATCGCTGAGCGCCGCGATCGAATCCGCACGCTTTGAGGTTGAACAAACGGCTCGCGATGCAACGGTTCGTTACCAGGCCGCGCAGCGATCGGTCGATCTGGCGGCCCAGCAAGTGGCGAATTTGACCGGACAGATGCCACAGCGGTCGTCCGACTTGAACCAGCCAGGAAAAGCGAGCGGCGTTGCCGAAGCCGGTGTTGATGAAACGGGCGATGCCGATGGCAGTGATCTTTCCCGGTTGGTGCTTCGCAGCACCATCGACGGCGTCGTCCAGGAGCGGCGGTTTGCACCGACCGAACGCGTCACAGCGGGTCAGCCCATGTTTGTCATTGCCGACACATCGCGATTGTGGGTGCGTGCAGACATTCGTGACGACGATGTCGCATCGGTCCATGTATCACCCGGTGATTCGGTGCGGCTGGTTCCGACCAGTATGCCGGAAAGAGCGCTCGACGCGACCGTTCATTTCATGGGGCGTCGGTTGGACCCGCAAACCGGCACGATTCCCTTGGTGTTGACCGTTCCCAACGACAACGAATGGTTTTGGCCCGGACAATTTGCCCGTGTTTCGGTACCGATCCAACGCATCGAATCGGCATTGGTGGTACCGGAATCGGCCGTGATCGACGTCGATGGTTCGACCAGCGTGTTTGTCCGTGATGGGGAATCCTTTCGCGCCGTCGGCGTACAGTTGGGACGCACCGGCCGACAGGGCGTGCAGATCACCGAAGGGTTGCATGCGGGAGACCCCGTGGTGACCGAAGGTGCGTTCGTGTTGAAAAGCGAACTGTTGTTGGAAGGAGAGGAGTGATCGATGCTGAAGCGATTGATCGAACTCTCGTTGCACCACCGCATGTTGGTGTTTGTCATCACTTTCCTGGTCGCCTTGGCCGGATTGCGCAGTGCATTGCACTTGCCCATCGACGCGGTGCCCGATTTGACCAACACTCAGGTCACGGTGATGACCGAGGCGGGGTCTTTGCCGCCGGTGGAAGTCGAACGTCAAGTGACGTATCCGATCGAATGGGCGATGGGTGGATTGCCCAACGTCGAAGAAGTCCGCAGTGTTTCAAAGTTCGGGCTGTCGGTCATCACGATCGTCTTCAACGAAGGCACCGATGTCTACTTTGCAACGTCGCAGGTGGACCAGCGGTTGTCGTCGGCAGCCGCCGAAATCCCTGAAAACTATGGGCCGCCTGAATTGGGGCCGATGACGACCGCTCTGGGCGAAATCCTGCAGTTCGAAGTGCGTGACGATTCGAAGTCGCCGATGGAACTGAGAACGCTGTTGGAATGGCAGATCGCACCGCGGTTGCGTGAGGTCGCCGGAGTGACCGAGATCAACAGCATGGGCGGCTTTTACAAAAGCTTCGAAGTCCGTCCGGATCCCGATCGGTTGACATCCCTGGGCATCGGATTGGATGAACTGTACCGGAGGATCGAAGATGCCAACGTGAACGCAGGTGGTGGTTACATCGTGCACCACGGAGAACAACGCTTTTTGCGTGGCGAGGGATTGTTGGTCGACGAATCGGATTTGGGCAACATCGTTCTGCGTCGCAACGACGAAGGCCTTCCATTGTTGCTGTCCGATGTCGCACGCATCTGCATCGCACCGTTGCCACGTCAGGGGGCGGTCAGTCGTGACGGTCGTGGCGAGGCGGTGACCGGCATGGTGATGATGCGGATCGGTGAAAATTCACGTGAGGTGGTTGCACGCGTGAAAGACCGTATCGAAGAATTGCGGGAATCGTTGCCGTCGGGTGTTCAGCTGGAGATCATCTATGACCGTGAAGATCTGATCGGGCGGACATTGAAAACGGTCTTGAAGAACCTGGTCGAAGGCGGCGCTTTGGTGGCGATTGTCTTGTTGGCGATGCTGGGCAGCATCCGGGCCGGTCTGATTGTGGCCTTGGCGATTCCGCTGTCGATGCTGTTCGCGTCCAATTTGATGTTGGCCCTGGGGATCTCGGCCAGTCTGATGAGTCTGGGGGCGATCGATTTCGGGCTGATTGTCGATTCGTCGGTGATCATGGTGGAAAACTGTGTCCGGCGTCTGTCCGAGACGGCGGCGACGGGCATGAATCGACTGGCCGTGATACGCGATGCGGCGATCGAGGTCCGGGGACCGACGATGTTTGGCGAACTGATCATTGCGGTGGTCTACATCCCCGTGCTGTTGCTGGAAGGCACCGAAGGAAAGCTGTTTCGGCCCATGGCATTGACCGTGCTGTTTGCGCTGGGCGGTTCGCTGATTCTGTCCATGACGTTGATGCCGGCCTTGGCGTCGGTCGCGTTGCCCAAGTCGCCCAAAGAAAAAGAGGTTTGGTTTCTGCGATGGATCAAACGGTTCTATTTGCCTTTGGTGGGGCTGTGTTTGCGATGGCCCGTTTTGACCATCGGAACCGCGTTGATGGTGTTTTTGATCAGCATTCCGATTGCTCTCGGCTTGGGGGCGGAATTCATGCCTCGTTTGAACGAGGGCGATTTGTTGGTGGAAGCCGTACGGCTGCCCAGTGCGTCGTTGGAAGGTTCACGAGAAATGGCACAGGCCGTTGAATCGGAGTTGACGCAATTCCCCGAGGTCAAAACCGTGTTCACCAAAACGGGGCGACCCGAAGTCGCCAATGATGTGATGGGCGTCCACCAGTCGGACGTGTGGGTCATGCTGAATCCACCCGACCAATGGCCGGCGGCAAAGACCCGTGATGAATTGATCGCAGAAATGGAAGCGGTCCTGACCGACCGAGTTCCCGGCGTGGCGTTCGGTTTCACCCAGCCGATCGAAATGCGGGTGGACGAGTTGGTGGCCGGGGTGAAAGCCGATGTGGCCGTGTTGGTGTTCGGCGACGACTTGGACGTCTTGGCCGACAAAGCCAAGTCGATCGAACGTGTGCTGAAGCAAATACCTGGTGCGGCGGATGTGAAAGCGGACATCCAATCCACGTTGGAAACCTTGAACATTCGACCTCGCCGCGATCGGCTGGCACGCTACGGCATCGATGCCGCGGCGGTAATGGACGTGGTGGCGGCGATGGGAGGACGACCGGTGGGCGAGATCCTGCAGGGCCGTGCGCGTTTCCCGATTCGTGTAAGGTTGCACGAAAGTTGGCGCAACAGTGTCGCGCAGATGAAACAGTTGCCCGTTGGTATCGCCGGTGGACAAGTCGTGCCGCTGGGTGAATTGGCCGACATTACGCTGGAACAAACACCGCCTACGGTCGAACATGAAGACGGCCGTCGTCGGACATTCGTGTCGGCCAACGTCCGCGGTCGAGATGTGGCAAGCTTTGTGTCCGATGCCAAGCAGCAGATTCACGATCAAGTGCTTTTGCCGGCAGGATATGAGCTGCGTTGGGGGGGCGATTTTGAAAACTTGCAATCGGCCAGCAAGCGATTGCTGTTGATCACGCCGCTGGTTCTGGTGCTGATCTTTTTGTTGTTGCACACCAGTTTCAACTCGATGCGTTTGGCAATGTTGATCTTTCTGTGCGTGCCCATGGCGGCCAGCGGCGGTGTGTTTGCATTG is from Crateriforma conspicua and encodes:
- a CDS encoding efflux RND transporter permease subunit → MLKRLIELSLHHRMLVFVITFLVALAGLRSALHLPIDAVPDLTNTQVTVMTEAGSLPPVEVERQVTYPIEWAMGGLPNVEEVRSVSKFGLSVITIVFNEGTDVYFATSQVDQRLSSAAAEIPENYGPPELGPMTTALGEILQFEVRDDSKSPMELRTLLEWQIAPRLREVAGVTEINSMGGFYKSFEVRPDPDRLTSLGIGLDELYRRIEDANVNAGGGYIVHHGEQRFLRGEGLLVDESDLGNIVLRRNDEGLPLLLSDVARICIAPLPRQGAVSRDGRGEAVTGMVMMRIGENSREVVARVKDRIEELRESLPSGVQLEIIYDREDLIGRTLKTVLKNLVEGGALVAIVLLAMLGSIRAGLIVALAIPLSMLFASNLMLALGISASLMSLGAIDFGLIVDSSVIMVENCVRRLSETAATGMNRLAVIRDAAIEVRGPTMFGELIIAVVYIPVLLLEGTEGKLFRPMALTVLFALGGSLILSMTLMPALASVALPKSPKEKEVWFLRWIKRFYLPLVGLCLRWPVLTIGTALMVFLISIPIALGLGAEFMPRLNEGDLLVEAVRLPSASLEGSREMAQAVESELTQFPEVKTVFTKTGRPEVANDVMGVHQSDVWVMLNPPDQWPAAKTRDELIAEMEAVLTDRVPGVAFGFTQPIEMRVDELVAGVKADVAVLVFGDDLDVLADKAKSIERVLKQIPGAADVKADIQSTLETLNIRPRRDRLARYGIDAAAVMDVVAAMGGRPVGEILQGRARFPIRVRLHESWRNSVAQMKQLPVGIAGGQVVPLGELADITLEQTPPTVEHEDGRRRTFVSANVRGRDVASFVSDAKQQIHDQVLLPAGYELRWGGDFENLQSASKRLLLITPLVLVLIFLLLHTSFNSMRLAMLIFLCVPMAASGGVFALMLRGMPFSIAAGVGFIALFGVAVLNGLVWVSDAENHRRSGELPKDAAMSAADDRLRPVLMTALVASLGFLPMAMSTSDGAEIQRPLATVVIGGLVTSSLLTCLVIPTVYSVMAIRGNRSDNPFETAGEIPVETSL
- a CDS encoding efflux RND transporter periplasmic adaptor subunit, encoding MKIHHWIAVAMIGVGGLLAFTAYWQEQSPPSQTPSASVSGDASDETEVVQGSLVRLTAKKMAAAAIQIQTLQPTELIVTRTYPARFEYDQSLHVAINAPTDGILESIQVKPGDDVKSGQVIAIFRSPAIGQARNEWLRRLDEAELASNESDWKQTIRSGTLQLIERIEQRQAIEQIKAEMQDVTLGQYRGDLLMQYSQWLLADRLARSAGNIGQSGAVSGRVVQQRQASVDQAAASLSAAIESARFEVEQTARDATVRYQAAQRSVDLAAQQVANLTGQMPQRSSDLNQPGKASGVAEAGVDETGDADGSDLSRLVLRSTIDGVVQERRFAPTERVTAGQPMFVIADTSRLWVRADIRDDDVASVHVSPGDSVRLVPTSMPERALDATVHFMGRRLDPQTGTIPLVLTVPNDNEWFWPGQFARVSVPIQRIESALVVPESAVIDVDGSTSVFVRDGESFRAVGVQLGRTGRQGVQITEGLHAGDPVVTEGAFVLKSELLLEGEE